The sequence GTTATAAGGCAGTCAAAGCTAATTTTTTTCTTCTTACACTGTATTTTTTGGCCATAATTACATTACAATGTATTAATAGTCCAATggcaaaaaatgacaaaaCATACTTAGATCAGTGACTTACTTATTGATAGGTggacaagtttggctacgtggtCCCTCATTCACAAAACTGTTCAAGAGCTCAAAATCCGCATCCTGTGCTAACGATTCTTCCTTGGTAGGTGTGTCTGGTTGAGAGGGTGAGTGGTcggtgggggtgtggtcaactgTGGGGACGGGGGAGTGGTCCATTTCGGAGTGAGTTGCCTTGTCACTATGATGATGCTGCAAAGTGGCAATGAATGTCAATAAACAGTAcgtgctataataataataataacagtgATTGGGCAATATCCACTAGCTGTAATGAATACTGAATTACAATGGCTTGCAGACATGTCGGTCACTTGTAGGGTGATGACAATAATTACTAGAGAGTAGTTTTAATGTAATGCTATACATTATTGTGTGCACAAAGTCACATGAGTTATGTTAGGAAATGCTCTTATTCTTTGGTTCTGAATGAATTCATTTGAATAGTCCCGACAAATTGCCTCCCCCCTTCATAATTAAGTTAGTGCTCCTGTACAAATTGTCTGTCATCTGTTTCTACTATTTCATATGCTTGGACACCAACCAATTAATTACTGGGGAAATGTTTGCAATAATAATGAggtcaccatcatcatcacacCATTACTGACTTTCAACAACatgttgtataataattaatatacaaCATATGCACGTGTGAACATACTTTCAATATACAGCTAAGGCCCATGGGATAACTTGGTACACGTAATGGTACGAGTAAATGGTGAACAGGAATCTGATTGGATAActacaataacaataattaaatGAGTGTGGTGCACGGGCGTACTTGCTCCTGAGGGCTGTCTGGAGGCGTGGTCTTTCCCTGGGACCGCCGGGTGGATTGGGAGTGACCCATTACCTAACGCGATGGATagcctgtgtgcgtgtgcgtgtgtgagtagtggagagtgtgtgtggagtgtgtgcgGAGTGATTTATATTCAACCAATGCTAGTGTACTGGTGTCTGTGACTGCATCTGATATAAGTGTCTACAGTAGATCTCACCTGCTTGTGTATATAGGCTTGTGTTTTATATATCTTCACCGAGTGCTACAAGGTCCTGCACCGTATCTACGCTGTGTACCAATGACTCattaaactgtactgaagtcTCACACACTTcagctagctaggtactagGTAAATACGTCATGATGTTATTGATAGATATCACATGTACTAAACCCAACCTCTTTGTACATCATTGATGTGAACATTAACACAACGTGGTGATCGTGAAGGTGTCCGGTCGATCAAGATCAGTGAAGACTTCTATTAGCCGGCCATGTCTCTAACAAAGTAAGTGGTTCTAAATGTTATTGATGAGTGTGCTATAGGCTAGTGTGTACCACCACCAAAACCACTATtagtagtagatctatgtTGTATACAATCAGGTATACGATCTATCAGGTATAAAGGGGGAAACCCctagtgtgtgtttgttatTACATTGTCTTGTTGGTACAAGCATGTAACTTGTAGTGAGGGAAAACCCCCAGTTCCAATGTCCAATAAATATTCGTTGTAAATTGTTACCTCTCCATCACTCCAGATTGCTACCCAAGCCTACACAGCTGGAGGCGGACACAGCTCACAGCATCGACCACATCTACCAGCAGAATGTGAGTATATGCCTCCATCACCCATCATCTTATTTACTACACCCATTTATTTGACCTTACCCTTAcgtatgcatatacatgtgtacacatcactcagTAAGTAAGAATCTCGAAATTATTATCggtatacctacatgtactctaTCTGTAACTACAATTTGAACCACAAATGGTgatactgtacaataattttCATTCaaccctccccctctcccagGTGAGTGCGCCGGTGGCACGGAAGGAGCCCCCTCCGTACGGACAGAGAAAGGGGTGGATACCTCGCTCGTTGGATGACTATGGCGACGGAGGTGCCTTCCCTGAGATCATGGTGGCGCAGTACCCTCTGAACATGGGAGCCAAGAGCAACATAAAGGGAGAGGTAGGTCGGTTTGTTTAGTACTGTTACTGTATTGGGTAGGAGCAATAGGGCCGCAGAAGCATTGTGTTGATATTGATATTGGTAGGAGCAGCGGGGCGTGGAAGCATTGTGTTGATATTGGTAGGAGCAGCGGGGCCGTGGAAGCATTGTGTTGATATTGGTAGGAGCAACGGGGCCGTGGAAGCATTGTGTTGATATTGATATTGGTAGGAGCAGTGGGGCCGTGGAAGCATTGTGTTGATATTGATATTGGTAGGAGCAGTGGGGCCGTGGAAGCATTGTGTTGATATTGGTAGGAACAGCGGGGCCGTGGAAGCATTGTGTTGATATTGGTTGCAAGTGCATGTAACACATACTAAACAATTTTCTCTCAAAATTCAATATTAATGTTCTATTATGATTTCTGTAGGTACAGTTAGTTTCTGAACACATAATTGTATTCATCTAATCCACTTAcatgccccccccacacacacacacacgcagtcCTCTAAGGCGATTGTTCCCCTCCAACTGGACGCCTCTGGGAAGGTACGCTACGACGCCCTGGCACGACTAGGACAGCGTAAGGACAAAGTGATACACAGCTCTCTCTCTGCTATGGTGCAACGTGACGTCCGACCCAGTGACCCGGAACTCATCAAGCCTGACGATGAGGAGATAGAAAAGGTTGCTTAGAAGTTATTATTAATAGCCAGATTGGAATTTTATAGTTGTGTTTATACACAGTTAAGTGTGTTTGTTGATTGGAGTACATTAAGTACGTTAAAGCTAAGTGGATGAGTCGATGTCTATTATGTGCATAGAGATCTACACTTGATACGCCACTAAATGCAATACTAACATGAGTGGCCAGTTAGTTTATCAGTGATCTGTTCAGCCTCGTCAGCAGGCTAAATTTACTCTTTACTAATTATGTAACGTGAGGTTGATAATGCCATGCTAACTCTTGACCCACTCCACAGACAACCGAGGAGACAAGACTAGCTCTTGAGAAGTTAGTCCAAAAGAAAGTGACCGCAGCACTCCCAGTGAGAGCGGCAGACAAACTAGCCCCTGCCCAGTACATCCGCTATACTCCAGCACAGCAAGGAGTCTCCTACAACTCAGGGGCTCAGCAGAGGATTATTCGAATGGTGGAAGCTCAGAAAGACCCAATGGATCCACCAAAGTTCAAGACCAACACCAAGATCCCCCGTGGTCCCCCCTCACCCCCCGCACCTGTACTGCACTCTCCTACTAGGAAGGTACGATCCATTGGCTGATATAAATGCTCAgtgtacacatacatactAGTGCTATACACAGTCACTGGCAAGCCTGCAAACTTTATTCCAAAACTAGCCAGCAAGTACAGTTTACAGTTGTGCAtgtaacttgaattccgtcgATCCAGTTTCAACggttttatgattttctgaaagcttagaacgagacctttcaaatggtgtcatctaTGTTCATATTCGGAATTTCCCAATTTcggccaaataccatggattatagcccatggtccataGGCGAAAAATGCCAATTATGGGCCCTACGAAATTTTAACACGTCATTTGAAAcatctctttctaagctttcagaaaatcataaaaattttgaaattggaccaacggaataAAAGTTGTGGCCATTCAAAGATGCACTTAACACTATAGTTATCTTAAAGCTACACTCTATGTATTTTGTATAAATAAGAGCACATTTGATGCCTGTTATTCAACTGTAGGTGTCGGTGAAAGAGCAACAAGAGTGGAAAATCCCTCCCTGCATCTCCAACTGGAAGAACCCAAAGGTGACCTCTCTCGTTCTTTTTGGAGGTGGTtctactcataattattgtgtgttcCTTTGCCTGTAGGGTTACACGATACCACTGGACAAACGTCTAGCTGctgatgggcgtggcctacaGGATCACACAATCAACGACAATTTTGCCAAACTTGCTCAATCTCTTTACACTGCTGACAGAGAGGTGGGTCGTGTGTCTCTTTGATAATCAGATAGCATTGTATAGTGAGCTATGTGAAGCCTgtcacacacgcgcacacacacacacacacacacacacacacaggcacgtAAGGCCATTGCACTTCGTTCAACCATGGAAAGAAAATTGGCCAACATTGAGCGTGAGAAGAAGGAGGATACCTTGCGACAGCTGGCACAGAAGGCCAGAGATGCTAGAGTTGGCATCAGGGCTCCAGCCAATGAAGGTATGTAGTGTGTAATTTATTCGTACTGCCAGCAGACACCTGGTGCTTTTGTGTacataccacacacatacatgtacaatctgATAGTCTGCATACCTTAgagtactgtacattgtaatgtCTTTTCGTGTTTCCTAACTCCCCCTTGTCCGCAGACGAGTCTACTGACATCCAAGAGAGGGACCAGCTTCGATACGACAGGCACAAGGAGAGAGAGAGGCAGCGACGACTTGCCAAAGCCCACCCGGACAAGAGGTCGAAAATGGACCGAGACAAAGACAGGGACGTGACTGAGAAGATAGCTCTTGGCCTTCCCTCAGCAGCTGGCTCAAAAGAGGCCCAGTTTGATCAGCGGCTCTTTAACCAGTCAAAGGTAAACACATACGCATGACATGTGGAAGTTAATatctcacacgcacacaggggCTGGCCTCAGGGTTTTCTGGAGGGAACGATGATATGTACAATGTGTACGATAAGCCCTGGAGAGCTGGGGCTAACCTGGCTGAAAAGATTTACCGTCCTGGCAAGGCTGTCGACAAGGATGTGTACGGGGACGATGTGGAGAAACTCATCAAAACCAGCAGGTGCTTAATTCTCTAAGACCTGTTACTATAACGACTATACGTTGTCATTTCATGACCATATTATTTTGTGATAATACTCACTAACTGTAATGTTACTTTTGATACCAACTTATGTTCACTGTTAGATTCCAACCTGACCGTGGATTCTCCGGTGCGGATGCTGATCAGTCGCGAGAGGGGCCGGTCCAGTTTGAGAAAGCGGTGGAGGAGGATCCATTTGGACTGAACAAGTTCTTGACAGAAGCTAAGAAGGCGAAACGACCGTCAGAAGACTCTAGGTGAGAATTGTATTTACGTTTTAGCATGAATCatgtatttttttttttttacagggCTCCTGGATTGAGCAAGGCAAAAAGACCAAAGTATTAGATATGGAACAGAGACGATTTGACTCAATATGGATTCATTTACACGTATGCATGTACCCCTgtgtgtcacatgacattgaaTTTTCTTGCACTGGGGGATGGTCAAATTGAACAACACTCAGTCGCAGCTAGTATATACAGCGTGGGAATGCGGCCTCGGTGATGGGCACAATGCATAGACCTGCAGACCCTCTCCCTTAGAACATGAATTATTCTGGTGTGTATATGACTTACTTGAAttacctgtactgtacatgtatattatataagTATACAAGATTAGAATGAACCTTTTAACATttacacttacatgtacatgtatatattaaaGATGAATTGACTTTTTGCACAGAGATTGAACATAATAATcatgaataatattatgtactgtattataattatagctacagcaCAACACACAAATAAAGCAGTTTAACATAGTTCGATTCCTGAGTACTCATGACAGATCAGCTAGCAGCCTTTAACACAGCAGATGATGCACCACACAAATATCCACCAAGGACAAATGCATGTGATGAGTAGATGAAAAATATGGTTTGGCTTGTCTCTGCAAAGGCATAATAGATAATTTTACTTATTACTCAATTTGGCTTACTGGAGATTGTTGTTAACAGTGACAGCTGTAGCAGCAGGCTGTGAAATAACTACAGTCTGTTGGCTCTGTTGCATGACAGGAGCAGGAGCTGCTGGTGCTTGTCCAGGGAGTGTGGGGTAAGGATAAGCTGGTGGGTAGGCAGCAGGGAGAcctacagagagagagagagagagagagggggagagAGGGGAGATTCTCTGACTTTGTAGCAATGATGTGATGAGAATTGGCTCACATTGAGGAGGTGCAGAAGCAtactgaacagccatagctcTTGGAGACTTGATCTGAAGTGAATTAAGGGCAGCAACTGATTTTTCTTCCACATAAATTATGTACTTAGATCTAGTTATGCGTGGGTGTATGGCTGGGTactttgcacatgcgcaaaggTATCTAGGGGAGTATATACAAGCTTCCAAGAAATCGCCTTCTCTCACTTTTCATACTGAGCTAACTTGCCCTAAGAATAAGATGAGTGAACAACCTCCTCAATACGACCAGCCTCCACCTCAACAGCAGCAACAGCCTCCGCCTCAAGGTGAGTtttgatagctagctagctagctctagcagTGCAGCCCCGCCCCCTATGCATTTTTCTCCCCAGGCTATGGTGCACCTCCTCAGGGCCAGGGCTACCCTCCATCCCAGGGATATGTTCAGCCTCAGTCTCCTCAGGGCTACCCTCCATCCCAGGGATATGCTCAGCCTCAGTCTCCTCAGGGATATGCTCAGCCTCCTCAAGGATATTTTATGCAGCAGCAGACAAATCAGACAGTGGTGGTCCAGACCCAAGCTGCACCTGCTGTCACCAAAGTTGTTGTGTGAGTACCTCCACTAACTTAAGCGCCTTCAGAAATTCTTGTAGATTTCAGTGGCTCCGACCATTTAATTACTGAAAGTAGGCTAATAAGAGGTTGCACCGTGATTATTTTTATCTCTCTATACAGGAGGAAACAGACTAACCATCTCCTTCACTTCATCATCTGCCTGATCTGCCCATGGTGGATCTTTGTGTGGCTTTGCGTCTGCATCTGCGGCTAGTCTGTGGATATCGGACACAGGCTggatctatatatagctataaaataattatacaactgttTAATTTTTATAACGTTTCACACTAGATTTACTACAAAATGCATgggtatagatctatagtgtGATATTAGTGTCAAAATTAGGGTGACTGCAATAATTCAATGAGGGTGTGTTTTCATTGCTTTCTATAATCTTATGAGGGTGAATTTTCTGCCAGTGAGGGTGTCATTGCTGATCTTACGAAGGTGTGTTTTCATACATTGAGGGTACTCACTGATCTACGATGAGGGTGCTTGCTAATCATACGAGCTCATTCTTTCTTTGAGCCAGTGACTCTGAGTGTGTACCATGATCTAAACAAAGCTGGGAAAGTCCCTTGCTTGCGGGACTAGCTGTGTACCATGATGTAAGTAAACACAAAGCTGGGAGGGGGGGCCCTTGCTtgctacacacatgcacacatgcaatgTGTGAGTTGCTAAAGGGCAGCACCAGAAACAAGATTCCCTTGCTTGCATGCTCCCTAGACCTCTAAAAGTTGCTACGATTGGCCGGGGCAAACACCAAAAAGCTAGCTTTAATAGCTACTTAGCAGTGTGCGAGGACATCCTGATGAGTATGTCAATCTGTCACAAAATTATTCACTTGCATAATGTATATTCTTTAAAGCTACTGGCCTATTAAAGTAGTGCAATATTTTCCATGTTAATGACAAGGTGGTTTATGTAATGATATAGAGCCATACACACTGGGTCAGTACAATGATTATGCAATTTGTTCCTGGTTttactatgcatgcatgcggaATGAAATTGGTTGGAGGTGAAAAAAGATGTCCACGACATAATACAGAACAGTTTGTATACCTTTGTACACCAATTTATTAACAGAATGATCTTGTACAGCAATAAAGGTGTATATGTAGAGTCTATATTTTAGAGTGGTCTATAATGATTAACACACGGGTGAATGTATCTTCTATATAAATAAATACAGTGTCTACAACATTGTGACGGATTGACATAGTCTTCTCCCCACTTGCTTGTTTCCATGCTTTTTGGTGCCCTTAACGACTCACATATTGCAAatgtttgcataattatgtggtgcAGTAATATTGCGAGCAAGGGACTCCCCCCTACCAGCTATATTTACAAAATGGTACACAgtcccagaggaggtacgacaggcgcagTGAATACTAATTATTCGCCCACGCCCTGTGTTATAGCTGAATTTAGGCTAATcgcttgagctgcactgcgCCTGTCGTATACTTCCTCTGACACAGTCCAATACATATGCAAGCAAGGGACTCTCCCAGTTTTGTTTACACACTTAGAGTCACTGGCACAAAAAAAGAGCTATATAATAGCAAGCCCCTTCATCATATCAGTGAGTACTCTCATTGTATGAAAACACATCTTCATAAGATCAGTGATGATCACCCTCACTGGAAGAAAGTACACTCTCATAAGAATAGCAAGCACCCTCACTGGCAGAAAGTACACTCTCATAAGAATAGCAAGCACCCTCACTGACAGAAAGTACACCCTCATTATATTAGCAAGCACCCTCAATGGCAAAAAAGACACCCTCGAAAGCACCCTCAATGTATAAAAACACACCACCCTCATTGAAATTTTGCAGTCACCCTAATTTTGCTAACACCATACCTAAGAAATCGTCTTCTTAAATTATACCTCCACTTTTCAGATAGACTGAGCTAACTTGCTCCAGGAACAAGATGAGTGAAAAAGCTCCTCAATACGAGCAGCCTCCACCTCAACAGCAGCAACAGCCGCCTCAAGGTGAGTTTTTGATAGCATGCaagctatatacagtgcatccagtctagggAGTATAGAATGTTAAAATAAGTGAGTAGTTTTACTTAattgtatctcaagattggaacatttctaagaaattatgctgataccattgtgtaggtgaatgaataagctacaacattattcaaaaatatttccttattgtagtgggaaatcattttaggtgaaaataggggtgatcgtaaaaaaaatgtgtgtaacaTCAATTATTTCCGGAACTGAAGTATTTCTGGAAAATATTTTCTTATCAAAAGTaaaatgttccaatcataagatatttacatttaagtacaactactcacacatttttggCATTCTACTCGATGCACTGTAGCTCTAGCAGTGCAGCCCTGCCCCTTAACTATGCATTTCTTTCCCCAGGCTATGGTGCACCTCCCCAGGAATATGCTCAACCTCAGTCTCCTCAGGGATATGCTCAGCCTCCTCAGGGATATGGTCAGCCTCCTCAGGGATATGGTCAGCCTCCTCAGGGATATGGTATGCAGCAGCAGACACAGTCGACAGTGGTGGTCCAGGCCCAAGCTGCACCTGCTGTCACCAACGTTGTTGTGTGAGTACCTCCATTAACTTTAGAACCTTCAGTAGATTTTAGCGGCACTGAAACTGAAAGTAGGCTGAGTGAGGTACGTTGCACCGGATTATTTTTATCTCTCTATACAGGAATAAACAAAAAAACCATCTCCTCCACTGCATCATCTGCCTGTTCTGCCCATGGTGGATCTTTGTGTGGATTTGTGTCTGCATCTGCGGCTAGTCTGTGGATATCTGTGGATATCGGACACTTTTATTAAAAGGCTGGAACTTCTGCTAGATCATAATGTAGATGATTTTGTTGATAACTTTTcacactagatctactgcaAAATGCAGGGATAGCACTCAAACAACTACAATTAACAACATTACAATTGGAGTTATCAAAGCAAAAAGCTCAGTTCATGTGCATATCACATATAGGGTAGTTTCAGAGTAGTGTAGTGTTTGCAGTAacaaagggggaggggctgtcaAACCATTGTTAGGTTCCGCCCAACTAGTTACTAGGAAATAATTTAGGTTGTAGACAGACATTTTGGTTGTTGCATACTAGTACGTGTTGTGTGTTTTTCCCTGAATTCTGAGCCTACCAGTTGAAGAATGAGCGGCGCCCCACCACCATACAACCCTGGCTATGCCCAGCAGCCTCCACAACAAGGTAAGTATAGGTATCTGAAGTTGAGTGCTGTATGGGAAAAAATATTTGATTACAATTTCCTAGTTTAATAGTTAGCTAGCTTTTCTTTATTACAAAAAGTGAATTCAGAGGTAAATTCAGAGGCTATTTCCCATGTCAACATCAGACAAAAATCATTGTCATGtttttaattattgctgattgattgtacacacatgtatgtacttacAATGTACCACCTCTCCCCAACAGGCTATGGCCAGCCTCCTCCCCAAGGCTATGCCCCTCAGCAGGGCTACCCTGCGGCCTCATACCCTGCTCAGCAACAGCAGACAAACCAGACTGTAGTGGTGACCCAAGCTCCGGCAGCCGTCACTACTCATTACGTTGTGTAAGTTTTTGGGGTGCATTGGATTCGGTCAAAATAATTAGGAGGCTAGCTTAAGCTACCGACAGCTGTAGCTGTAGAACCTTCCACCAAGGTAGCATGTGACTTCCTTCATACTATTCATTGTGTAGGCTAGGTAGTGTTGTTACTAGACAATATTGAATTTCCTATATTCAGGCCGGAatcaccccacacacagtaGTGACTAATTAGCCGTAACCACATAAAGAATCTTGTACATTAACGTATCTACAAAATATAATTAGCACTCCTTTTGTTGGCACAATACTTGCACACCCATTATTTGTCACTCCTTTATGCAGAAAGAAAGAGACCAACCATATCCTCCACTTCATCATCTGCCTGTTCTGCCCATGGTGGATCTTTGTGTGGATTTGTGCCTGCATCATCAACAGTTAGACTGTTAGTTGATCAATGGgcaatcaaaattaatgtagtgATCTTGAACTGTACATGTTAGTAGTTTCATTTT is a genomic window of Halichondria panicea chromosome 15, odHalPani1.1, whole genome shotgun sequence containing:
- the LOC135348650 gene encoding SNW domain-containing protein 1-like produces the protein MSLTKLLPKPTQLEADTAHSIDHIYQQNVSAPVARKEPPPYGQRKGWIPRSLDDYGDGGAFPEIMVAQYPLNMGAKSNIKGESSKAIVPLQLDASGKVRYDALARLGQRKDKVIHSSLSAMVQRDVRPSDPELIKPDDEEIEKTTEETRLALEKLVQKKVTAALPVRAADKLAPAQYIRYTPAQQGVSYNSGAQQRIIRMVEAQKDPMDPPKFKTNTKIPRGPPSPPAPVLHSPTRKVSVKEQQEWKIPPCISNWKNPKGYTIPLDKRLAADGRGLQDHTINDNFAKLAQSLYTADREARKAIALRSTMERKLANIEREKKEDTLRQLAQKARDARVGIRAPANEDESTDIQERDQLRYDRHKERERQRRLAKAHPDKRSKMDRDKDRDVTEKIALGLPSAAGSKEAQFDQRLFNQSKGLASGFSGGNDDMYNVYDKPWRAGANLAEKIYRPGKAVDKDVYGDDVEKLIKTSRFQPDRGFSGADADQSREGPVQFEKAVEEDPFGLNKFLTEAKKAKRPSEDSRAPGLSKAKRPKY
- the LOC135349365 gene encoding cell death-inducing p53-target protein 1 homolog; amino-acid sequence: MSEQPPQYDQPPPQQQQQPPPQGYGAPPQGQGYPPSQGYVQPQSPQGYPPSQGYAQPQSPQGYAQPPQGYFMQQQTNQTVVVQTQAAPAVTKVVVRKQTNHLLHFIICLICPWWIFVWLCVCICG
- the LOC135349401 gene encoding protein SPEC3-like, with product MSGAPPPYNPGYAQQPPQQGYGQPPPQGYAPQQGYPAASYPAQQQQTNQTVVVTQAPAAVTTHYVVKKETNHILHFIICLFCPWWIFVWICACIINS